ctgatgaaataaacatctttgaccggactcgtctttggtctgatgaaataaacatctttgaccagactcgtctttggtctgatgaaataaacatctttgaccggacttggtttgtgtcctaatttggcgagttttattgctcggatcggactttccgttgtcctaatttggggatcggactttcccttgtcctaattcggcgagttttatcgcgtggatcggactttcccttgtcctaattcaggcaagttttatcgcgtgaatcggacttttgttgcagttcgtttcagacgaagtgcttgattcttaagctgaattgtggtcttgtatcctctttagaagcttggacttcacaatcgttggcttattgcagttcgtttcagacgaactgcttgtttaagctgaattgtggtcttgtatcctctttagaagctttgacttcacaatcgttggcttattgcagttcgtttcagacgaactgcttgtttaagctgaattgtggtcttgtatcctctttagaagctttgacttcacaatcgttggcttattgcagttcgtttcagacgaactgcttgtttaagctgaattgtggtcttgtatcctccttagaagctttgacttcacaatcgttggcttattgcagttcgtttcagacgaactgcttgtttaagctgaattgtggtcttgtatcctctttagaagctttgacttcacaatcgttggcttattgcagttcgtttcagacgaactgcttgtttaagctgaattgtggtcttgtatcctccttagaagcttggactcacaatcgtaggcttatatatgttctaaaaaggggatcagccttcgaagaacaagatacctcagtaacatttgtaagagacgacacgcacagagacagacaaaacacacagacaaaacgcacagagacaaacaaagaccaagcaaaccaaagaaagcacattgaccgaacaggactcaagattgactgaccggactgtctcttacaaatggaactttttgaggttggaaacgtaccatgttcggggtacttgtgctcctgacacgtgggtcaatttgtaagaccctttgccgaggacttctgacacccgatatggaccttcccatgtgggttcgagttcgcccagcttttctgctcggcttacttcgttgtttctcaagacgagatctcccacttgaaattgcagctttttcaccctttggttataataccgggctacttgctccttgtacttggctgcttttatgcaggccaattctcttctttcttcggcaagatctagttcggctctcagtccgtcaccattcatttctgaggagaaattgagttcggggactgggtatgccgatctcaaccggaatcacggcttcagtccgtttgcttgtgggtggaagaccgagcttttaaacctctgctctatgacttcagagacgatttagtcttcccggcagggagagcgtcaatagttaggattactccatcatattgcggctcgttatcgtcttcgggatcctgttgccttttcggatcctgaggagcgcagttcgcacctccctgctttttgttctttttcggctgcttgctttggtatttttttaacgtccctgctttcacaagggcatcaatacctgcagccaaatgtcggcactcctcggtatcgtgaccgtagtcttgatggaaggagcaatattgatcctgaggtcggcgcgcggccgatttcgtcatccgccttggtttttcgaacatatcggaatgtagttcgaaaatttccgctcttgacttgtttaagggtacgaactgagcgggcggcttctcaggattgagacgtggtcccaatctgccttgtaccggtgccctttgaattctttcaaaaggagttcggcgaggaagcacctggccgctttgatcgggcttctttttctcttctcgggatgagctgtctaaagaccgttttcgacggtctgcctcatccgcacgggaaaactggtccgcaatgtcccacatctcttgagctgtttgcggactgcattccacgagctttctgtagagagctccgggcaggattccattttggaatgccgaaatgacaagtagatcgttgagatcatctacttgtaggcattccttgtggaatctcgtcatgaagtcgctgatcttttcgtcgcgaccttgacgtatagaaagcagctgagccgaagtgatccgggcttccgctttctgaaagaaccttctgtggaaagcatccattagatctcggtaagatctaatgctgccttgggggaggctatcgaaccaccttctcgcgttcccgataagcagctcggggaacagcttgcacatatggacctcattgagaccctggttcgccatgttatactgatagcgtcccaggaagtcatgaggatccaccaacccgtcataagtcatcgacggagttcggtagttctgtggaaggggagttcgggtgatatcgtccgagaacggagtcttcaatgctccgtacatggcgaacccgacatctcttcggtatggaggagatggagatctcctgtgattccggtaccgaggaggaacaggaacatgtcggggttgaggattcttcttcctggaagacacggcactactgcggtagtgactttcatgtctggatgagtaaggagaatccaccgttttcgtcttcggctcttggctcttttgcaggaaggctaagaactcatcctgcttctcagccaagaacagcttgacagcctcattcaaatcaggctgctgggaagactcggtgtgtggaccttttgagcggcttgttccttcatcgtgaaaactggaagtagatgtctcccgaggctgttttccggacctgcgggctggactagcttcctcatggttttcacgaacggtattacgggtagtgtgtgatctggtatgcattttttttggggtggaaaaagggtcaaaaattcgctttatcacaaatttggttctctgtttcccacagacggcgccagtgatgaatccgcgaatttctgatgttagtaaatgctggtagagaataaagactacgacacaatgaatttacgtggttcgatttactgaagtaaatctacgtccacgggaagaagggagggcaagattgtattgcttgatctgttttctacagcttacaatacagacttgctatttgatatttgatctctagagaacttaactcccgtctatcagatctaagttctatttatatattgaactaagatcgtggcttgcatcaccaccctaagtcgtggatgtcgtgtaggtcatggcctaagatcgtggatgtagcgtaggtcatggcctacgatcgtggcctgagttgacaccacgtggtagtgggtgtgttggaagttgtggaaatcctgtatgggtccactaactccttgttcggtcgaatactgagaccgaactgctttggttgccgatctgagagtagagcttgatgccgacctgagagcagagcttgattggttggcttttaccgagctgtaggctgaggccgaactctttggtaatgccgaactcatactcttccttgggctttgggctgatgggccgtcactgctattgggcttgtttagtccgtactccatcaagAGTTAAAGTAAATGAAGGAATAAATTAAGAGTGATTagatattttgtattttgttaaaaaaggaaatgactcaactttgttgCGACGAACTAAAAAGAAATACGGCTAAACTTTTTTGGGACGGAGAGGGTATTAAACATTTCCAAAACAATACTACACGAAAAATAAAACGAATTAATGGACTAATgataaaatatttcattttctttagtGGCATAATCGAAAATCAGTCGTTAATAATATAATTGgtcataaattatttttaaattatactataatttaatattaatcgAGAGGAATTATAGTATTAaaaccaataaaataaaataaaataaaaaacggttgGAGTCATGCCAAACGTAACCACCGAAATGCTTTACTCCCCAAATGCGAGTAGCGCCACTCCATCAAATCCTCTCTGATTTCgtgtgattttttattttttttcaagaaaGGGGTAAAGAAATGGAGGAAATTGGAGGAACGGAGAGGGTTTTGGAGCTGAAGAAAGAGCTGCGGAGAGTGACGGAGGCCTTGATGGTGGATGATGATGAGGATGGCGATTTGGGGGTTACTGATCATGCAATTGAGACATTGCGTGCCCTAAAGGAGTTGAAGCTGAAACGGAGTGATTTTGATGAGGGGATTGTGAAGCTGAAGAATCTGGAATTGCAAGAGCCGCCTCAGGAATTCCGGTGCCCAATTTCTGGGATTTTGATGAATGAGCCTGTTGTTGCTGCCTCTGGTCAGGTTAGACTATCATTCCCCCTTCTCTTTCGAGAGAGAGAGTCTTTGTTTCTATGGTTATCTGTGTCTTGCATTGTAGGATTTGATTTTGAGGGAAATTATTTGCATAATTGAAGTATAGGGAACTAATAGAGAgggagtgtgtgtgtgtgcgtgctttaggatttgattttgatgaaaCTTGTTTGCAATTGCTGTGTAGAGATACTGAGAGtctgtgtgtttgtgtttcaATGAATATCTGTATCTTGCATTTTAGGACTTGATTTTGTGGGAATTTGTTTGCAAAATTGAAGTATTGGGACTAAACAGAGAGAAGAGattgtttgtgtgtgtttttttttcaattaatatcaTGAATTGGTTTTGCTTGAATTTATTTGCAATtgcagtagagagagagagctagagttgtgtttgtttgtgtgtttacGGATTTGATTTTGTTGAAACTTGTTTGCAATTGATGtataagtgtgtgtgtgtgtgcgtgtttATATAAGAATTATGTTGTGGGATTTGATTTTGGTTGGACTTGTTTGTAATGGCTGAATAGGaaactatatatatttatatggatAGGGATAGAGAGATTGTTGTGTTTCATCTTGTTCAAAATTGCAGTTACAGTGAAATCTGTGTCTCTGTGTTTCAAGAGATATACTCTGGTTTTGCTTCTTATGAATGATTGTAACTGAACTTGTTTGAATTTGAATAACATGaatccctccctctctctctctctctctctctctcatgccTAATATGTTGCAAGTAGTTATATCAACAATCAGTTGATCTCAAATTACTTCAATCTTGAATTCTTGCAGACATATGACGAGTTATCAATTCGAAAATGGCTTAAAGAAGGCAACACAAAATGCCCAACGACTCATCAACTACTGCCTCACACTGCCCTGATCCCTAATCACACAATCAAGAACATGATCACCAGCTGGCGCAACACCACTGGCAAAGGCGACGCACGCCCTACTCGTGCAGATGATCCCAGACCAAACCCAACTACAGAACATCTGGTGGAGCTGCTCGAGACTCTCCCGGATCTGCCTGCCTCTGTGAGAGAGCTCCGTCTCCTCACAGCCTGTTCCTCCTCAGCCCGTGCCTTCGTTGGAGAGATCAACGGTGCCATACCACGACTCCTCTCTCCATTCTTGATCGAGAGGTGCTACTCCGATCCCGCATTGTACGAGGATATGGTGGCAACGATCTTGAACATTTCGGTTGATCACTCGTGCCAGACAAAGATCTTGGAAGGGAGCACGACCACGACCACATCGGCCGTAATTTCATTCCTCTCGGATGCATTGAGGAGTAAGAACAGCGACACGAGAGGCCATGCCGCTGCTTCCCTTTCCACCCTATCGACCCTTGATGCAAACAAGGCCGTGATCGGAGAATCGGATGCGATCAAGCGGCTGATCAAGCTCTTGGAAGAAGGGCATCCATTGGTTTCAAGAGATGCTGCTTTTGCTATCCTTAATTTGTGCACATTGGTTGAAAATAGGGAGAGAGCTCTCTCCCATGGAGCGGTCACAGTTGTCATAGACAAGATCGTTGCTCGTGTCTTCGTCGATGAGATGCTCGAGATTCTCGCACGTTTCTCCGGCCACCGGAAGGCTGTGGAGGAGATGGAAGAGCGCGGTATGGTGTCGTGTCTACTTAGTATATTAGGAGAAGATGTTGGTGAACGTTGTAAGGAAAATTGTGTGGCCATTGTGCATAGTATGTGTTATAGTGATCCTAGGAAGCTAGTTATGATAAACGAACGTGAGGCTCTCTCTCGTGTAGCGAAAACCGGGACGTCGAGGGCAAAGAGGAAGGCTACCGGTCTTCTCGAGAGGCTAGATAGGTTCGCTTTCGTCTTACACACTATGTAGAAGTTGGTCAATTTCGGGCATTCGAGTCAATTTATGGGTAAATAGGAAACCATTATTGATCATCTTTTGTAAAGAAAAAGTTGCGAATCTCCTAAAGTGTAAATGAAAGTATATGTTAATGACCATTCAATTAAAGAGTGTAATTGCAACAATAATTTCagattttgtttttcttttcacCCTAACAATATTTTGAATTAGAGGGTATACTTGAATTATTGtgaatttgcacttgggttggAAGAGTATTTTGGGCTTGTGCAGTAATTATTTGTGTGTTGGGATTGCTTCACAGAAAAACAAGAGAattgggcttgggcttgggcctgggttaatattttttatatttgggcTTCTGACATAAAGATACTTTGAGAAATATTGTTATATTATGTCTTATGTACGTAATCATTATCTTTGGTTAATCATGCATGTTGGCATTAgtctttgttttgtttatttgatttataacactttatattattattgacattattacttttattaataacaaataaaagctcaaatattttaatgatgaaaTATGGCTTAAACCGATTCACTAGTCACATATAAAAATGAGGAACCATTATCGATAATTTTTAAATACTTCAAAAATATCTCTAGTGAGTAATTTTATCATAAAGTTGGCGCTGCATTTTCCGCCGCCGTAAAATCGATCCTTATCCATTATTATTGTGTAAGAATCATCATCATCCACATAGCTCAAATCTTGAACTAAATCCATTTAAGTTGATCCCTATTTCAAAATGCTGAGTTTACAATAATTTGTTACAAACCATCGATGGTGGTTTCTTGATAAATTCGAAACACGTATAGATCCCACATTTCAGTAAAGGGGtgcatctttttttttttccaaatgtTTTGATGATTCCTAGGTTGATTTCTTCAGGAGCAAATTACTAAGCAGTAAATTTATACTCCagtctctctctatatatataagtatataaGTTCAATGCATGAATTTATAGTTTTcttgaataaaaaagaaaatgctttccattaataaataattactacAGTACATAATTGTGATATGATTAGTAAGATGGAAGAAAGatacataaaattcaatttcctttgTCTTACTCCTCCAATCTCTCTCTTTCAAGCTGCAGTTTATTCTTTTCCATCACCAGGAGATCCAGGTTTTATTCATCATATATTTTcactttttatagtactattttatttttaatgtttaGTTTCTGTCATAAGATCAAAGTGatgttaatttgttaattatgtGTCATAATTTCTTTaacttgtaaaaaaaatatatattttacgACGAAGACATATATTAATCTCAGTGAGGGATCCGTCTGGCGCCATTTTCATCCCACAATCTCAGTGGAGCGACTGCAGCGGGCATGTCCCGCTGCAGCCGGCCGTGTCCATCCACACGTGCGGGTTCGACGACTTCTACTACGGGAGCAGACAATGCTCAAGTCTACACTTGACACGTGCTGATAAGAACGCCGTGGACCGGTGCTCCCTTTTCGGGCCCCCCTCGTTTGACGATGCGTGTGGGAGTTGTAATTCTGCCATTGCGAATGAAGTTGGGAAATTGTTGGATGATTTGGAAGCTGAAAGGAATGATGTGGAAGAGTCCGTGTGCCGTGTGGCTGTCATCGTGGCTATCATGGCGGGGACGATTAATCGGACGGTTGGGATTGAGAGCGGTGATCTCGAGAGGTGCTTGCTAGGTTTGAGTGGCTCAGGTATATCTATGTTTCAAtctcgtattttatttcattatttgtaCGTGGCATTAATGTGAAAATAttgattttatgaaatttaCATTGGAATCAACCTAAAAATCTCatctaatttccttttttatcttCTGCAGATCCAGAGAAATTTATCAAGCTCAATTGTAAGCTaaaaactctcattcaaagcaaTTCAGATCAATTCTAGATAAAATGATCTACTCTTTGATTGCAGGCTTGCAGCACTTTGTAAATATATTCTTATTCAATATTCTTAATCTAGTTATAAATATAAGAGATATTTCAgaatttgggattaaatttgaACGCCTTTCaatttttgggattaaattcaCCCACCCAATCGAGGCATACaaaccttttcattttaggagATTTTTACTGAAATCCCATGCTAGATAGTTTGGTCAACTCTTGTATTTTGtgagggaaaagaaaaaaaaattgaaaattttcattgGATAATTTGGTCAATTCTTGTATTTCTTGAGGGAatagaataagaaaagaaaagaaaaaaaggaaaaaatataaaaatcccCTCAAATGAAAAGTTTGTATGCCTAGTGAAATCTTCATTGAGTAGTTTCCATTCTTGTATTTTGTGAggaaaaagatttttttttaaaaagagaaaaaataagaaaaaaatacaaaaattccctaaaataataaatttgcaTGTCTCAGTCTCATATTTTGAAGgatattcaaatttaatacgAAAAACTGAAAGGCACGTCAATTTAATCACATATATATTATGAAATCTCACCATTCACAGCTCTAAACCCTAATACACTAAATCATGATCAGACGGTGTAGCTGCAGCCCTTGTGGCAGCGATTCTGTTGGCTCTCGGCCTCGCCGCTGTGTTCGACCGCGTCAGGCAGAAATCAAAGAGGAAGAggaaaaacaacaacaacaagaaGAAGAATGTAGCCCTAAGCAAAGAACTCGCCACACAATGCTCAGGCCTCTACAGATTCTCCATAGATGAGATCGAAAACGCCATGACCCCAGAGAGGAAGTACCTCGGCCGCGGCGGCGCCGGACAGCTTCCCAGCGGGCAGCTCGTCGCCATCAAGCAGCTGTTTCGAAGCAGCGCTACCGGCTCCTTCGCGAGAGAGATCGACGGCCTGTCGAGGGTTCGACACCTGAATCTCGTCTGTTTGTTTGGCTGCTGCGTCGATGGTGAACAGCAGTATTTGGTGTATGAATACTGCCCCAATGGGAATCTTGCTGAGCATCTCTTGAGTATGATTTTCTTGAATCTTTTGTGTGTCTTGCGATAGTGTCCTATTTAATGAGGAATCTTCTTACAGGTGAAGACTGTGTCCTGAATTGGGAATTGAGGTTCAGAATTTTGAGGGATTGTGCAGCTGCTCTCAAATATTTGCATTATCACATGAGTGGATGCATTGTTCATAGAGATATTAAGGTATTCAAATCGcgaaatttggtcaaattctagtACTATGTCACATTTTGCCACAATGGTAGTATATGCATGAACAAAATTAGGTAGATTTTCTCACTTTTCTTTTAGTCCTAACTCAGTATCATGTGTTTCCTCTTGCAGTTGACAAACATTCTTTTATGTCATGATCTAGTAGTAAAGCTTTCGGATTTCGGATTGGCCAAAATGTTGGGGATGGAAGAGAGTTCACAGATGTTCGAGGAACCATAGGCTACATGGACCCCGAATACATAGTCAGTGCCAAACTCACTTGTTCTAGCGACATCTACAGCTTCGGCATCGTCATACTGCAGCTGTTGTCCGGACAGAGAGTCTTCGACCTTGACCTCGCCGCCAGGGACCAACTCACAAGAAAGGTCAGTAATGTGCAATGATGGAGCCATAAACTTTTTATTTCAACCATTTTAGGACATAAaatatattagtactactactacttcttcGGGAAGTGATATTTCTGCAACTGTCACTGACTGGCGACATGTATTGAAATTCTTGCAGGCGAAGGATGTGAACGTGAAATTATGGCCATTATCTGAGTTCCAAGATGCTCGAATGGGAGATGTAAACAGTTTAGATTTGGAATCCATTTTGCAAATTGCAGTGCTGTGCACTGCTAGTTCGAGCCGAGGTCGTCCCACCATAGACTTGGTCTGCGATGAAATGGAGAGAGTTTGGAGAAACACTTGTTCGACTTAAAATACGTTGATTTTACTTTCAAATGTTCGTGGTGATGCTAAGAGTCTTGTATTAGTTCGTCTCATAGTTTACAAATCCTCATTTGAAATCTTTTATCCATCTTTTCAAATCTTACTTAATTCCTTTATTTATTGCTTTTTAActtcaattatatttttattttcgaaaaCTATCTTCAACCCTTACCAAGTCGATGCATTATAATTGCATAGGAAAAAGGAAATTACAATGGCTATTGGTGAAAGATAGGCTTGAGGAAGAAATATTTTAATTCCAAATGTatcatttttctttcttctatGAAATAGAGTATGtataaattttgtgatttgCATTACTTCCATAGCAGAGAGAGAGGGTGAAAAATaggaaagtagagagagaagttGGAAGAGAGAAAGCCACAGAAATGACCAAAAATATCTCTGGTGTTGAATGAGCAAATTGGAAGGAAAAGTTTGCCACCCAACCAAAAAAGCAGGTTCCCAATAAACCAGCAAAttcctcttcttctccaaaTGATTTTCTTTCCTCCAGCTTTCCACCTTTTCTTCCCACGACAGCCttccttcggggtccttcattCATCTCTGGTGTGGAGGACCCATAACCCCACTCCTTCAAATCTAATCTTTTAATCAAGAATATTTGTGGGCCGGAGGAGGAAGCCTTGCGTGTGTTTTGGAGGGAGAACATTAGTAGTATCATTTTTGGTGCTCCTTTGATTCGTGACAAAAAGGAGCAGACATTTGTTTTGAGAGTCAGGAGACGACATGAGCTGCTTCCCATGTTTTCAAAACAAGGACGACgacgatgaggaggaggaggataccAAGAACATTCCCGTTGCTCAGCCTAAGAATTTCACCCCACAATCCAACCCTCCTGCTGATGGTatcctttccttttccttttgttcTCACCTCTAAACTCACTGCATTCAAAACTAATTGCAATACTTAATAATAGTCATTTCAATAATCAAGTTTTGTCAATTTCTGATAAAGAAATTTAAATACTAACATTATCAAGCTGTTTGAATATGAGTgaaacaattgaaaaaaaaaattactactactaagaCTGACtagaatttaatcaaatttgatGGTTTAAATGAATAATACTATTCCTTAGGGAAAAAAAAGAAGCTCAATAGTTGAAGAAATTTAGGAATggaattatgtttattttgttgcaGTGAATAATAGCAATGATTTTAAAGATCCATTCGAAGATATCAGAAATGATGCAGAACTCGAAGAAGATAATAGCACCGTTAAATCTTTCACCTTCCGCGAAATCGCCAC
This sequence is a window from Salvia splendens isolate huo1 chromosome 14, SspV2, whole genome shotgun sequence. Protein-coding genes within it:
- the LOC121763397 gene encoding U-box domain-containing protein 9-like gives rise to the protein MEEIGGTERVLELKKELRRVTEALMVDDDEDGDLGVTDHAIETLRALKELKLKRSDFDEGIVKLKNLELQEPPQEFRCPISGILMNEPVVAASGQTYDELSIRKWLKEGNTKCPTTHQLLPHTALIPNHTIKNMITSWRNTTGKGDARPTRADDPRPNPTTEHLVELLETLPDLPASVRELRLLTACSSSARAFVGEINGAIPRLLSPFLIERCYSDPALYEDMVATILNISVDHSCQTKILEGSTTTTTSAVISFLSDALRSKNSDTRGHAAASLSTLSTLDANKAVIGESDAIKRLIKLLEEGHPLVSRDAAFAILNLCTLVENRERALSHGAVTVVIDKIVARVFVDEMLEILARFSGHRKAVEEMEERGMVSCLLSILGEDVGERCKENCVAIVHSMCYSDPRKLVMINEREALSRVAKTGTSRAKRKATGLLERLDRFAFVLHTM